The segment TACCAGCGGGACTTGAAGTCCGTGCTGATGCCGAGGCGGAACCCGTGCGGGTTAACCTTCTGGCCCATTACCGGGTCCCTTCCTTGCTGCTGACGACCACGGTGATGTGGCTGGTCCGCTTGCGGATCCGGTAGGCACGGCCCTGGGCGCGCGGACGGAACCGCTTCAGGGTCGGACCCTCGTCAACGTACGCCTCGGAGATGTAGAGGTCGTCCACGTTGGAGTGGTTGTAGTTGTGCGCGGCGTTGGCGATGGCGCTGTTGAGCACCTTGCCGACCGGCACGGTGGCGGCCTGCGGAGCGAAACGCAGGACCGCCTGGGCCTCCGTGGCCGGCAGGCCACGGATGAGGTCCACCACGCGGCGGGCCTTCATGGGCGTGACGCGGATGTACCGCGCCTGGGCCCTGGCTTCCATGGTTGTCCCCTTAATGGAGTAAGTCACTTTGTCGTTCTGGCGCTACAGCTCGCGGAGCGAATCGCTCTAAGGCGGAGCCGCTAATCAGATACTTAGCGACGCTTCGACTTGCGGTCTTCCTTCACGTGCCCCTTGAAGGTGCGCGTGGGAGCGAACTCGCCGAGCTTGTGGCCGACCATCGACTCGGTGACGAACACCGGGACGTGCTTGCGGCCATCGTGAACCGCGATCGTGTGGCCGAGCATGGCCGGGGAGATCACGGAACGACGGGACCAGGTCTTGATGACGTTCTGCGTGCCCGCCTCGTTCTGCACGTCCACCTTCTTCTGAAGGTGGTCGTCGATGAAGGGGCCCTTCTTGAGACTGCGCGGCATCTGACCTGCTCCTAGCGCTTCTTGTTGGTCTTGCGGCGGCGCACGATGAGGGAGTCCGACGCCTTGTTCGGGCGACGGGTCCGGCCCTCGGGCTTGCCCCACGGCGAGACCGGGTGGCGACCACCGGAGGTCTTACCCTCACCACCACCGTGCGGGTGGTCGATCGGGTTCATGGCCACACCACGCACGGTCGGGCGGACGCCCTTCCAGCGCATACGGCCGGCCTTGCCCCAGTTGATGTTCGACTGCTCGGCGTTGCCGACCTCGCCGACGGTCGCGCGGCAGCGCGCGTCCACCAGGCGGATCTCACCGGAGGGCATGCGCAGGTGCGCCATGCGACCCTCACGGGCGAGCAGCTGAATGCCGGAACCCGCGGAACGGGCCAGCTTGGCGCCACCGCCGGGACGGAGCTCCACCGCGTGGATGGTGGTACCGACCGGGATGTTGCGGAGCGGCAGGTTGTTGCCGGGCTTGATGTCGGCGCCAGCGCCGTTCTCGACCCGGTCACCCTGCGCGATGCCGCGGGGGGCGATGATGTAGCGCTTCTCGCCGTCCGCGTAGTGCAGGAGCGCGATGCGCGCGGTGCGGTTCGGGTCGTACTCGATGTGAGCGACCTTGGCCGGCACGCCGTCCTTGTCGTGACGACGGAAGTCGATCACGCGGTAGGCGCGCTTGTGGCCGCCACCCTGGTGGCGAGCGGTGACACGACCGGCGTTGTTACGGCCGCCCTTGCTGTGCAGGGGGCGAACCAGCGACTTCTCCGGCGTGGACCGCGTGATTTCGACGAAGTCGGCCACGCTGGAGCCGCGGCGGCCCGGCGTAGTCGGCTTGTACTTGCGGATACCCATTTCTGTCCTCGTCCTTTACGACGATCGCAGTCCCTGACCCGAGGGTCAGGCGACCGGACCACCGAAGATGTCGATGCGGTTGCCCTCGGCCAGCGTCACGATCGCGCGCTTGGTGTCCTTGCGCTTGCCGAAGCCCGTCTTGGAGCGCTTGCGCTTGCCCTGACGGTTCAGCGTGTTCACGGCCTCGACCTTGACCGAGAAGACCGCCTCGACGGCCTGCTTGATCTGGGTCTTGTTGGCACCGGGGGACACGACGAACGTGTACTTGTTCTCGTCGAGGAGCGAGTAGCTCTTCTCCGAGATGACCGGCTTGATCAGGACGTCACGAGGGTCCGTGAACGTCTTGGAGGTGATCTCGCTCATCAGGCGGCAGTCCCTTCGAGCTCGCCCTCAGCAGCAACGGCCTTGGCGGACGCGGCCGGACCGGCCACGAAACGCTCGAAGGCGGCCTGGGTGAAGACCACATCGTCGGAGACGAGCACGTCGTAGGTGTTCAGCTGGCCGGCGTCCAGGATGTGCACGTTCGGCAGGTTGCGAGCGGACAGGATGCCCAGCTCGTCCTCGCGCTCGACCACCAGGAGGAGGTTCTTGCGCTCGGAGATCTTGCCGAACAGGACCTTGGCGGCCTTGGTCGACGGAGCCTCGGTCGCGGTCACGCCGGTGACGACGTGAATGCGCTCGTGACGAGCCCGGTCGGTGAGCGCGCTGCGCAGGGCGGCGGCGATCATCTTCTTCGGGGTCCGCTGCGAGTAGTCGCGCGGCACGGGACCGTGCACGACGCCACCACCGGCGAACTGCGGGGCGCGGGTCGAGCCCTGGCGGGCGCGGCCGGTGCCCTTCTGGCGGTACGGCTTCTTGCCGCCACCGCGGACCTCGCCACGACGCTTGACCTTGTGGGTGCCCTGGCGAGCCGCGGCGAGCTGCGCCACGACGACCTGGTGCATCAGCGGGACGCTGACCTTGGCGTCGAAGATCTCGGCGGGCAGCTCGAGGCTGCCGGCCTTGTCGCCGGCCGGCGACAGGATGTCAATGGTGCTCATATCCTTCACAGCCCCTTCGCCGCGGTGCGGACGAGGACGAGGCCGCCGTTCGGACCCGGGATCGCGCCCTTGATGAGCAGCA is part of the Kitasatospora setae KM-6054 genome and harbors:
- the rplV gene encoding 50S ribosomal protein L22 — encoded protein: MEARAQARYIRVTPMKARRVVDLIRGLPATEAQAVLRFAPQAATVPVGKVLNSAIANAAHNYNHSNVDDLYISEAYVDEGPTLKRFRPRAQGRAYRIRKRTSHITVVVSSKEGTR
- the rpsS gene encoding 30S ribosomal protein S19 → MPRSLKKGPFIDDHLQKKVDVQNEAGTQNVIKTWSRRSVISPAMLGHTIAVHDGRKHVPVFVTESMVGHKLGEFAPTRTFKGHVKEDRKSKRR
- the rplB gene encoding 50S ribosomal protein L2 is translated as MGIRKYKPTTPGRRGSSVADFVEITRSTPEKSLVRPLHSKGGRNNAGRVTARHQGGGHKRAYRVIDFRRHDKDGVPAKVAHIEYDPNRTARIALLHYADGEKRYIIAPRGIAQGDRVENGAGADIKPGNNLPLRNIPVGTTIHAVELRPGGGAKLARSAGSGIQLLAREGRMAHLRMPSGEIRLVDARCRATVGEVGNAEQSNINWGKAGRMRWKGVRPTVRGVAMNPIDHPHGGGEGKTSGGRHPVSPWGKPEGRTRRPNKASDSLIVRRRKTNKKR
- the rplW gene encoding 50S ribosomal protein L23, with translation MSEITSKTFTDPRDVLIKPVISEKSYSLLDENKYTFVVSPGANKTQIKQAVEAVFSVKVEAVNTLNRQGKRKRSKTGFGKRKDTKRAIVTLAEGNRIDIFGGPVA
- the rplD gene encoding 50S ribosomal protein L4, translated to MSTIDILSPAGDKAGSLELPAEIFDAKVSVPLMHQVVVAQLAAARQGTHKVKRRGEVRGGGKKPYRQKGTGRARQGSTRAPQFAGGGVVHGPVPRDYSQRTPKKMIAAALRSALTDRARHERIHVVTGVTATEAPSTKAAKVLFGKISERKNLLLVVEREDELGILSARNLPNVHILDAGQLNTYDVLVSDDVVFTQAAFERFVAGPAASAKAVAAEGELEGTAA